In one window of Pseudoalteromonas sp. N1230-9 DNA:
- a CDS encoding mechanosensitive ion channel family protein: MLGELSQSEWVNKPWLLIIGGTTLAAIILFIIRFLIVYCLKKWTRRTDFVFDSLLVDSLITPLTLCTMMVLVIIFGQLLSVTGFMTEHPLPISTTAKTICIIAFILFLDHFLFGTVDYYSARSAMVSNSHSIIKGLIRCVIVCVGLLVLLGTLGISITPIIASLGITSLAVALALQPTLENFFSGVQLVIDKPIRVGDFIELESGDQGLVEKIGWRSTWVKMLPNNMIVIPNSQLSKSRIINYFYPEKELSVPVEVGVHYGSDLEKVEQVTLDVARQVLKSHKWGVADYDTFVVFHTFDQSSINFTVMLRAKEYFNRFWVKSAFIKALHKRYAEEGIVIPYPIRAINTSQESTQLKKVD; encoded by the coding sequence ATGTTAGGCGAGCTGTCGCAAAGCGAATGGGTAAACAAACCATGGTTGCTAATAATTGGTGGCACAACCCTAGCTGCTATTATCTTGTTTATAATAAGGTTTTTAATTGTTTACTGTTTAAAGAAATGGACAAGACGAACAGACTTTGTATTCGATTCACTACTTGTAGACTCACTTATTACTCCGCTTACCTTGTGCACAATGATGGTGCTTGTGATCATATTTGGGCAGTTATTAAGTGTTACCGGATTTATGACAGAGCACCCCTTGCCTATTTCAACCACTGCTAAAACAATATGCATTATTGCGTTTATATTGTTTTTAGATCATTTTTTATTTGGCACAGTTGATTATTATAGTGCGCGTTCAGCAATGGTATCGAATAGTCATAGCATTATTAAAGGACTCATACGCTGTGTAATTGTATGTGTTGGCCTGCTGGTTTTATTGGGTACTTTGGGTATATCAATCACACCTATAATTGCATCACTTGGTATTACGTCTCTTGCTGTTGCACTCGCTTTGCAGCCTACACTTGAAAACTTCTTCTCTGGCGTTCAGTTGGTGATTGATAAACCGATTCGGGTGGGTGACTTTATAGAGCTTGAAAGTGGCGACCAAGGCCTTGTCGAGAAGATTGGTTGGCGCTCAACTTGGGTAAAAATGTTGCCGAATAACATGATAGTCATCCCAAACAGTCAGCTGTCTAAATCACGCATCATTAATTACTTTTACCCCGAAAAAGAGCTCAGTGTACCTGTTGAAGTGGGTGTTCATTATGGGTCGGACCTAGAAAAAGTTGAACAAGTGACACTGGATGTAGCAAGGCAGGTTTTAAAAAGTCATAAATGGGGCGTGGCTGACTACGATACATTTGTGGTATTTCATACCTTTGATCAATCAAGCATCAATTTTACCGTGATGCTAAGAGCAAAAGAATACTTCAATCGATTTTGGGTAAAATCTGCTTTTATTAAGGCACTGCACAAGCGTTACGCTGAAGAAGGAATTGTGATCCCTTATCCAATAAGGGCTATTAATACGAGTCAGGAATCGACGCAATTAAAAAAAGTTGATTGA
- the hisG gene encoding ATP phosphoribosyltransferase: protein MSNTNRLRIAIQKGGRLSKDCQELLKQLGVKLNLREQRLIAHSTNMPIDVLRVRDDDIPGLVMDGVCDLGIVGENVLVEVQAERERQGVAFEVNKLSKLDFGYCRLALAWPQELGPQDKSWFEGKRIATTYPEILSQYLKREGINASTVMLTGSVEVAPRAGLADAICDLVSTGATLEANGLMQGDTILESNACLIQNKDLTDQSKLDLINTLMPRLRGVRQAKESKYIMLHAPKAKLDEVCDLLPGTGQPTLLSLAGSEDYVALHMVSSETLFWETMEQLKALGANSILVMPIEKMME, encoded by the coding sequence ATGAGCAATACCAACCGTTTACGAATCGCCATCCAAAAAGGCGGCCGCTTATCAAAAGACTGCCAAGAGTTACTAAAACAACTTGGTGTTAAATTAAATCTTCGTGAACAACGTTTAATCGCACACTCTACCAACATGCCAATTGATGTACTTCGTGTACGCGATGACGATATTCCGGGCCTTGTTATGGACGGTGTGTGTGACCTAGGTATCGTTGGTGAAAACGTACTTGTTGAAGTACAAGCCGAGCGCGAACGCCAAGGTGTGGCATTCGAAGTGAATAAACTTTCTAAACTTGATTTTGGTTACTGCCGCCTAGCACTTGCATGGCCGCAAGAACTTGGCCCGCAAGATAAAAGCTGGTTCGAAGGTAAACGCATTGCCACTACTTACCCAGAAATCTTAAGCCAATATCTAAAACGCGAAGGCATTAACGCAAGCACAGTCATGTTAACGGGCTCTGTTGAAGTTGCTCCGCGTGCCGGTTTAGCTGATGCAATCTGTGACCTAGTGTCTACCGGTGCAACCTTAGAAGCTAATGGCTTAATGCAAGGCGACACCATCTTAGAATCAAATGCATGTTTAATTCAAAACAAAGACCTTACTGATCAAAGCAAACTTGATTTAATCAATACGCTAATGCCGCGTCTACGTGGTGTACGCCAAGCAAAAGAAAGTAAATACATCATGCTACACGCACCAAAAGCCAAGCTTGATGAAGTGTGCGACTTACTACCGGGTACTGGCCAACCGACTTTACTATCGCTTGCTGGTAGCGAAGATTATGTTGCACTACACATGGTTAGCAGCGAAACCCTTTTCTGGGAAACTATGGAGCAGTTAAAAGCACTGGGTGCCAACTCAATTCTTGTTATGCCAATTGAAAAAATGATGGAGTAA
- the hisC gene encoding histidinol-phosphate transaminase, producing MSDNSKITTLLPDNIAALTAYSSAKSEKLTGTTWLNANESPYSRTPNINLADLNRYPDPQPQQVINRYACYANLEPEQVLMTRGADEGIELLVRTFCSPAKDSIALFLPTYGMYKVTADTHNIAINGLTQELLLKGTVDEIVTAVADSKLVFICNPNNPTGSMTSLDKIRKITQQLAGKAIVVVDEAYIEFCPEQTAASLINEFSNLVVLRTLSKAFALAGLRTGFTLANSELLAPIRKVIAPYPVSTVVASIAADALSSDNIASMRRQVTILNSLKAKLKSWLEQSPAVIKVLSGEGNFVTLKLKDKQSFNIALEQGLVMRAFTLYGENDWLRISIGNEQELEQVKIWLDGLSLTSNTVEQELS from the coding sequence ATGAGCGATAATTCAAAAATAACAACGCTGCTGCCAGATAACATTGCAGCGCTAACAGCTTATAGTTCGGCGAAAAGTGAAAAGCTGACAGGCACAACGTGGTTAAATGCCAATGAAAGCCCGTATTCACGTACGCCAAATATCAATTTAGCAGATTTAAATCGCTACCCAGATCCGCAGCCTCAGCAAGTGATCAATCGTTACGCTTGCTATGCTAATTTAGAACCAGAGCAAGTACTGATGACTCGCGGTGCTGATGAGGGTATTGAACTATTAGTACGTACTTTTTGTAGCCCTGCTAAAGATAGCATTGCACTTTTTTTGCCAACTTACGGCATGTACAAAGTCACTGCTGATACCCACAACATTGCGATTAACGGTTTAACTCAAGAGCTGTTATTAAAAGGCACAGTTGATGAGATTGTCACTGCGGTTGCTGATTCAAAGCTGGTGTTTATTTGTAATCCAAATAACCCTACCGGCAGCATGACAAGCCTAGACAAAATTAGAAAAATCACCCAGCAACTTGCGGGTAAAGCGATTGTCGTGGTGGATGAAGCTTATATAGAATTTTGCCCAGAACAAACAGCGGCAAGCCTGATCAACGAGTTTAGTAACCTTGTGGTACTAAGGACTTTATCAAAAGCATTTGCACTAGCGGGTTTAAGAACAGGCTTCACATTAGCCAACAGCGAGCTACTTGCGCCTATTCGTAAAGTGATTGCGCCTTACCCTGTATCAACGGTGGTTGCGAGCATTGCCGCAGATGCATTAAGTAGCGACAACATCGCTTCAATGCGCCGTCAGGTGACTATTCTAAATAGCTTAAAAGCCAAACTGAAAAGCTGGCTTGAGCAATCACCTGCTGTTATCAAAGTACTGAGCGGTGAAGGTAACTTCGTCACCTTAAAACTAAAAGACAAACAATCATTTAATATCGCACTTGAGCAAGGACTCGTGATGCGTGCCTTTACTTTATATGGCGAAAATGATTGGTTACGAATTTCTATCGGTAACGAGCAAGAACTAGAACAAGTAAAAATTTGGTTAGATGGTTTATCACTGACCAGCAATACAGTAGAACAGGAATTATCATGA
- a CDS encoding M28 family metallopeptidase, with protein MTTLLKQCLVGVASLSLSQMCFAQDDETVWVTIDALAAKHFQQDALSKQKQTRNLALQSSVINDVNFMRVNKQDIAGLSEFMHDNYHRCGGFVAHESLADAELYTQKLNSVSQLASTRSFASYTIDNATTVNALLSSINASELTDTVNSMMNFHNRYYSVQSGVDAAQWLKNHWQQIASSRSDISVEYFNHSFSQSSVVVTIPGAEKADEIVVIGGHLDSINQSNPSNGRAPGADDNASGIAVLTQALKAIVDNNYQPQRTIQIMGFAAEEVGLRGSKDIAQSYKSQAKNVVGMVQFDMTGNNGSSTDIVMMTDYTNSPQNQYLSQLLDAYQPSVSYGFDQCGYGCSDHASWYQQGFAASMPFESRMSDINPLIHTSNDSQFDAQHASKFAKLAVSYLAEMAKNAGDVVSEPSNELENGVAKTGLSAAAKQQLFFTLEVPAMSNNLEFTTQGGTGDADLYVKFGSKPTLQDFDCKSTTSSSNESCAISSIQAGTYHVMVEAWNEIAGVALTGSYSQSSGSTPIDRTETNVNVPIGTWQRFTQAIPSGMSNLTVTISGGSGDADLYVNYGSPSTSSNYQCRPYKNGNEETCQISNPQAGTWYIDLQGYSSALGVTLTIEAQ; from the coding sequence ATGACAACCCTTCTTAAGCAGTGCTTAGTCGGTGTAGCCTCACTGTCGTTAAGCCAAATGTGTTTCGCTCAAGATGATGAAACAGTCTGGGTGACAATTGATGCCCTAGCCGCAAAACATTTTCAACAAGATGCGCTAAGTAAACAAAAACAAACACGTAACCTCGCTTTGCAATCGTCAGTTATAAATGATGTAAACTTTATGCGTGTCAATAAACAGGATATAGCAGGGTTAAGCGAGTTTATGCACGATAACTACCATCGCTGTGGTGGTTTTGTGGCTCATGAATCTCTTGCCGATGCCGAACTGTATACTCAAAAGCTAAATAGTGTTTCACAACTTGCTTCGACGCGCAGCTTTGCAAGTTATACTATTGATAACGCTACGACAGTCAATGCGTTGCTTTCATCAATTAATGCAAGTGAGCTTACTGATACAGTGAATAGTATGATGAATTTCCATAATCGATACTATTCAGTGCAAAGCGGTGTAGATGCAGCTCAGTGGTTAAAAAATCACTGGCAACAAATAGCAAGTAGCCGTAGTGATATTAGCGTCGAATACTTCAATCATAGCTTTTCACAGTCGTCTGTTGTTGTGACTATTCCAGGTGCTGAAAAAGCCGATGAAATTGTCGTGATTGGTGGTCACCTAGATTCAATAAATCAATCAAACCCAAGCAATGGGCGTGCGCCTGGTGCAGACGATAACGCATCAGGCATTGCTGTGCTTACCCAGGCCTTAAAAGCGATTGTTGATAATAACTATCAACCTCAACGAACTATCCAAATTATGGGGTTTGCTGCAGAAGAAGTCGGCCTTCGGGGCTCTAAAGATATTGCCCAGAGTTATAAATCACAGGCTAAAAATGTGGTTGGTATGGTGCAATTTGATATGACAGGTAATAACGGCAGCAGCACAGACATTGTGATGATGACAGATTACACCAATTCACCACAAAACCAGTATTTATCGCAATTACTTGATGCTTATCAACCAAGTGTTAGCTACGGTTTTGACCAATGCGGTTATGGCTGTTCAGATCATGCATCTTGGTATCAGCAAGGCTTTGCCGCCTCAATGCCATTTGAATCAAGAATGAGCGATATTAACCCTCTCATCCATACTTCAAACGATTCACAGTTCGACGCGCAACATGCCAGCAAATTTGCCAAACTGGCTGTGAGCTACCTTGCTGAAATGGCAAAAAATGCCGGTGATGTTGTGAGCGAACCAAGTAATGAACTTGAAAATGGTGTAGCAAAAACGGGTTTATCTGCGGCTGCAAAACAGCAACTATTTTTTACCCTTGAAGTGCCAGCAATGAGCAACAACCTAGAGTTTACGACACAAGGTGGTACAGGTGATGCCGATTTATATGTCAAATTTGGCAGCAAGCCGACTTTACAAGATTTTGATTGTAAAAGTACAACATCTTCAAGTAACGAAAGCTGTGCGATTTCATCAATACAAGCGGGGACTTATCACGTTATGGTTGAAGCATGGAATGAAATTGCTGGTGTTGCATTAACGGGAAGTTATAGCCAAAGCTCTGGCAGTACACCTATAGACCGCACAGAAACGAATGTTAATGTACCCATTGGTACTTGGCAGAGGTTTACTCAAGCGATCCCTAGCGGTATGAGTAATCTAACAGTGACTATTTCTGGGGGCAGTGGTGATGCTGATTTATATGTTAATTACGGCTCACCTTCGACGAGTTCAAATTATCAATGTCGACCTTATAAAAATGGCAACGAAGAGACATGTCAGATTAGTAATCCTCAAGCGGGTACTTGGTATATAGACTTGCAAGGTTATAGCTCTGCATTGGGTGTGACACTCACTATAGAAGCACAATAA
- a CDS encoding M4 family metallopeptidase: MNLSKLTIATLAALALAQATNAEAANKKYLNKQTGINKALQTNAASVLMSNPKHLIGLEAGNELTVLKEIKSNNGTTTRRYQQMYKNIPVIGDTVILTFDDAGQLKTAHGAAVYDIASDIGSVSPALPKQKALAHGLANSAVAKKSSGLERHNEQSRLAIWLDENSVAHLVYEVSYVTYGENPSRPYQIIDANTGEVLFSMDNLQHASATGPGGNLKTGKYLYGSDFSSLDVSQSGNTCTMNNANVRTINLNGGTSGSTAYSFTCPENTFKEINGAYSPLNDAHYFGNVIFNMYNDWLGTAPLTFQLKMRVHYGNNYENAFWDGSAMTFGDGQNTFYPLVSLDVSAHEVSHGFTEQNSGLVYSGKSGGLNEAFSDMAGEAAEFYMKGSNDWLVGQEIFKGNGALRYMNNPTQDGSSIDHQNDYYSGMDVHYSSGVFNKAFYNLATTSGWDTQKAFVVMARANQLYWTASTNWDLAGNGVMDAACDLNYDPADVQAALAAVGVSSSLSAGSSCGGTTEPPTDEALTNGVARTGISGAAKEQLFFTLDVPSGATNLQFNTTGGSGDADLYVMYGSRPTLNNFDCKSTSSTSTESCAISNVQAGTYYVMVEAWNQISGVSLTGSFDNGSGGVTPINRTESNVSVASGSWTRFTQDLTAGYSSLDVTISGGTGDADLYVKFGSQSTTSSYDCRPYKNGNSETCTFTNPQAGTWYIDLRGYNAASGVTLSISAN; encoded by the coding sequence GTGAATTTATCAAAACTCACAATAGCTACTCTTGCTGCTTTGGCATTAGCTCAAGCAACAAATGCAGAAGCTGCAAATAAAAAATATCTAAACAAGCAAACAGGTATTAATAAGGCATTACAGACTAATGCTGCATCAGTATTAATGTCTAATCCGAAACATTTAATTGGTTTGGAAGCTGGAAATGAACTAACTGTTTTAAAAGAAATAAAAAGCAATAACGGTACGACAACCCGCCGTTACCAGCAAATGTATAAGAATATCCCAGTTATTGGTGATACAGTTATTCTTACCTTTGATGATGCGGGGCAGTTAAAAACAGCACATGGTGCTGCGGTCTATGATATTGCTTCAGATATCGGCTCTGTTTCACCTGCTTTACCAAAACAAAAAGCGCTAGCGCATGGCCTTGCTAATTCAGCCGTTGCAAAAAAATCGTCAGGCCTAGAGAGACACAATGAGCAGTCTCGTTTAGCTATTTGGCTTGATGAGAATAGCGTTGCGCATTTGGTTTACGAAGTGTCATACGTCACTTATGGTGAAAACCCGTCTCGCCCTTATCAAATTATTGATGCGAATACTGGTGAAGTACTCTTTAGTATGGATAACCTCCAACATGCAAGTGCAACAGGCCCAGGCGGTAATTTAAAAACGGGTAAGTACCTCTATGGCAGTGACTTCAGTAGCCTTGATGTTTCTCAGTCGGGCAACACATGTACGATGAATAACGCCAACGTAAGAACGATTAACCTCAATGGCGGCACGAGTGGTTCTACGGCTTATTCGTTTACGTGCCCTGAAAATACCTTTAAAGAAATTAATGGTGCATATTCACCACTCAATGACGCACATTATTTTGGTAACGTTATTTTTAATATGTATAACGATTGGTTAGGTACTGCACCTCTAACTTTCCAATTAAAAATGCGTGTTCACTATGGTAACAATTACGAAAATGCATTTTGGGATGGCAGTGCTATGACCTTTGGTGATGGCCAAAATACGTTTTACCCTCTAGTAAGTCTAGACGTATCAGCTCATGAGGTGAGTCACGGCTTTACTGAGCAAAACTCAGGACTTGTTTATTCTGGTAAATCGGGTGGTTTAAACGAAGCTTTCTCTGATATGGCTGGTGAAGCCGCTGAGTTTTACATGAAAGGCTCAAATGACTGGTTAGTTGGTCAGGAGATCTTCAAAGGTAATGGCGCACTTCGCTACATGAATAATCCAACTCAAGATGGTAGCTCAATTGATCATCAAAATGATTACTACTCAGGTATGGATGTTCACTACAGCTCAGGCGTATTCAATAAAGCATTTTATAATCTTGCAACGACATCGGGTTGGGATACGCAAAAGGCATTTGTGGTTATGGCACGCGCTAACCAACTTTATTGGACAGCAAGCACTAACTGGGACCTTGCAGGTAATGGCGTTATGGATGCGGCATGTGACTTAAACTACGATCCTGCCGATGTTCAAGCAGCGCTTGCTGCGGTAGGTGTTAGTTCAAGCTTAAGCGCAGGTAGTAGCTGTGGTGGTACAACTGAGCCACCGACTGACGAAGCGTTAACAAATGGTGTTGCGCGCACAGGGATTAGTGGCGCAGCCAAAGAACAGCTGTTCTTCACTTTAGATGTTCCGAGTGGTGCTACAAACCTGCAATTCAATACCACAGGTGGAAGTGGCGATGCCGATCTGTATGTAATGTATGGCTCTAGACCAACACTTAACAACTTTGATTGTAAGAGTACGTCATCTACTAGCACTGAAAGCTGTGCGATCAGTAATGTACAAGCAGGCACATACTATGTGATGGTAGAAGCATGGAACCAAATCTCTGGTGTGTCTTTAACAGGTAGTTTTGATAATGGTTCAGGTGGAGTGACACCTATCAATCGTACAGAATCAAATGTGAGTGTTGCATCAGGTAGCTGGACACGCTTCACACAAGATTTAACGGCGGGTTATTCATCACTGGATGTCACTATTTCAGGTGGCACTGGCGATGCAGATCTTTACGTTAAGTTTGGTTCGCAATCAACAACTTCTAGCTATGATTGCCGCCCATATAAAAATGGTAACAGCGAAACGTGTACCTTTACCAATCCTCAAGCAGGCACTTGGTATATTGACTTACGTGGTTACAACGCAGCGAGTGGCGTAACACTCTCCATCTCGGCTAATTAG
- the hisD gene encoding histidinol dehydrogenase, translated as MFRWNEENQQAQQAVLTRPAVTASKEVEAICIDILNAVKTQGDAALLKMAKEFDKRKTPRLLVPVEEINQAEQLLSNELKAAIETAYANVKRFHQAQLPKDIKLTTQPGVLCELKYQAIEAVGIYVPGGSAPLPSSVIMQGVLAQLSGAQTVVLTTPVKADETINPAILYAAKLCGIKTIVESGGAGAIAAMAYGTESVPKVNKIFGPGNSFVTMAKQLVAQTIPGMAIDMPAGPSEVLVIADERANPEFIAADLLSQAEHGADSQVILLCNSERIIEKTQQALTEQLAKLSRKDTAEQALANSSLILVDSVEQAFAVSAQYGPEHLIIQLADAQPYLSLVKNAGSVFVGDYTPESAGDYASGTNHVLPTYGYSATYSSLNLLDFFRTYTVQTISKNGLRELSKAILPLAAAEGLDAHANAVSIRLEAMNNER; from the coding sequence ATGTTTCGCTGGAATGAGGAAAATCAACAAGCACAGCAGGCGGTACTTACCCGCCCTGCTGTTACTGCAAGTAAAGAGGTTGAAGCAATTTGCATCGACATCTTAAATGCAGTTAAAACACAAGGTGACGCAGCGTTATTAAAGATGGCAAAAGAGTTTGATAAGCGCAAAACACCTCGCTTATTAGTGCCAGTTGAAGAAATAAACCAAGCTGAGCAGTTATTATCAAACGAGTTAAAAGCCGCCATCGAAACGGCCTATGCCAATGTTAAACGCTTTCACCAAGCACAATTACCTAAAGACATTAAGTTAACCACGCAACCTGGCGTGTTATGTGAACTTAAATATCAAGCCATAGAAGCGGTAGGTATTTACGTACCTGGTGGCAGTGCACCATTGCCATCGTCAGTGATTATGCAAGGGGTGCTTGCACAGTTAAGTGGTGCACAAACCGTTGTACTAACTACACCTGTAAAAGCCGATGAAACTATCAACCCTGCCATTTTATATGCGGCAAAACTATGTGGTATTAAAACCATTGTAGAAAGTGGCGGCGCCGGAGCGATTGCAGCTATGGCTTACGGTACAGAGTCAGTGCCTAAAGTGAACAAGATTTTTGGCCCGGGAAATAGCTTTGTCACCATGGCAAAACAACTTGTTGCGCAAACTATTCCGGGCATGGCGATTGATATGCCTGCAGGCCCTTCTGAAGTGCTAGTGATTGCTGATGAGCGTGCAAACCCAGAGTTTATTGCGGCAGATTTATTATCGCAAGCAGAGCACGGTGCAGATTCACAGGTTATTTTACTGTGTAACAGCGAACGGATTATTGAAAAAACACAGCAAGCATTAACAGAGCAGCTAGCAAAATTAAGTCGTAAAGACACTGCCGAGCAAGCCCTTGCTAACTCAAGCTTGATATTAGTGGACTCGGTTGAGCAAGCCTTTGCGGTGTCTGCTCAATATGGTCCTGAGCACCTTATTATACAGCTTGCTGATGCGCAGCCTTATTTAAGCTTAGTAAAAAATGCCGGTTCAGTATTTGTGGGTGATTACACTCCGGAGTCTGCCGGAGACTATGCATCTGGCACGAACCACGTACTACCAACGTATGGTTACAGTGCGACCTATTCGAGCTTAAACTTACTGGACTTCTTTAGAACTTACACAGTGCAAACCATCAGTAAAAATGGCTTACGTGAATTATCTAAAGCAATTTTACCTTTAGCTGCAGCAGAGGGGCTTGATGCTCACGCTAATGCTGTTTCAATTCGTCTTGAGGCTATGAACAATGAGCGATAA
- a CDS encoding cation:proton antiporter: MNAWYLICFLSALAIFIAFANQYILKMQTTIAITTGSVVISLLLILAVKMLGDSTALEMTQIVSSINFNQLLLKGMLGFLLFAGALEINLAALRKQRWEITALVLFSTITSTVIVGYLSYYLFAFVGWPVPFIYCLLFGALISPTDPIAVLAIIKQMRAPEGISVQVEGESLFNDGIGLVIFTTIFSVAFYGTEANFTDVAELFLVDAIGGIVFGLVIALVGHFLIINSRDVNIRLLLTLTIPTAGFAAANIWEISGALAMVTSGILLGNITRSKATERTGPEDTRYVKDFWHATDSFLNALLFLIIGMLIVTMPITLEEIGLGLLMVPVVLLARFVSVGAPFVFFKKYRQYDKHSVKILTWGGLRGGLALAMAAAIPRDQVMIAGSDLHNLIVIVTYVVVIFSIIVQGLTISPLIQSSIQSAEAKN; the protein is encoded by the coding sequence ATGAATGCTTGGTACCTCATTTGTTTTCTTTCAGCATTAGCTATTTTTATTGCTTTTGCTAACCAATATATCCTCAAAATGCAAACCACAATTGCTATAACAACAGGCTCTGTTGTTATTTCTTTACTGCTTATACTTGCCGTTAAAATGCTCGGTGATAGCACCGCCCTCGAAATGACCCAAATAGTCTCTAGTATCAACTTTAATCAGTTGCTATTAAAAGGCATGCTCGGGTTTTTACTGTTCGCAGGTGCACTTGAAATCAACCTAGCAGCCCTTCGTAAACAACGCTGGGAAATAACCGCATTAGTGTTATTTTCAACCATTACATCCACGGTCATCGTTGGTTACTTAAGCTACTACTTATTTGCTTTTGTTGGCTGGCCGGTGCCATTTATTTACTGCTTATTATTTGGTGCATTAATCAGCCCAACCGACCCGATTGCAGTGTTAGCCATTATTAAACAAATGCGAGCCCCAGAAGGTATTTCTGTGCAAGTCGAAGGTGAGTCTTTGTTTAATGATGGTATTGGTTTGGTGATTTTTACTACTATATTTTCAGTTGCATTTTATGGTACAGAAGCAAACTTTACCGATGTTGCCGAGCTATTCTTAGTTGATGCAATTGGTGGCATTGTATTTGGTTTAGTAATTGCTTTAGTCGGACATTTTTTAATTATTAATAGCCGCGATGTGAACATTCGTTTGCTACTAACCCTGACCATTCCAACCGCTGGCTTTGCTGCTGCAAACATTTGGGAAATCTCAGGTGCACTGGCGATGGTAACAAGTGGGATTTTACTAGGTAATATCACTCGCTCAAAAGCAACAGAACGCACAGGGCCTGAAGATACTCGCTACGTAAAAGACTTTTGGCATGCCACCGATAGCTTTTTAAATGCCTTGCTGTTTTTGATCATCGGTATGCTCATTGTCACTATGCCTATTACTCTTGAAGAGATTGGCCTTGGCTTACTTATGGTACCTGTGGTGCTACTGGCACGCTTTGTAAGTGTGGGTGCACCGTTTGTGTTCTTTAAAAAATACCGTCAATACGACAAGCACTCAGTGAAAATTCTCACTTGGGGAGGCTTAAGGGGTGGTTTAGCGTTAGCTATGGCTGCAGCTATCCCACGCGATCAAGTGATGATTGCAGGCTCTGACCTTCACAATTTAATCGTAATAGTCACCTATGTGGTGGTGATTTTTTCAATTATCGTACAAGGCTTAACAATATCGCCGCTGATCCAAAGTAGTATTCAATCAGCAGAAGCGAAAAATTAA
- the hisB gene encoding bifunctional histidinol-phosphatase/imidazoleglycerol-phosphate dehydratase HisB: MSNPYLFIDRDGTIIEEPITDKQVDSLEKLVFLPNVIPALLQLQAAGYRLVMVSNQDGLGTDSFPTADFDIAQDKMMNILNSQGIKFDEVLICPHFDEQNCDCRKPKTGLLTELMRSGKVDLARSFVIGDRQTDIGLANNLCCEGILYDGSWGAIVTKLTTANREGRVTRNTKETQIDVQVNLDQTKNGEISTGLGFFDHMLDQIRTHANIGLNIQATGDLHIDEHHLVEDIGIALGLALKQALGTKTQIGRYGFALPMDECKAEAQIDLSGRASFVLNADFSREKVGDLDVQMVEHFFKSLSDNAAMSLILSVSDGNCHHQVEGLFKAFARALRAAIAKDASQQTASSKGCL; the protein is encoded by the coding sequence ATGAGCAACCCGTATTTATTTATTGACCGCGATGGCACGATTATCGAAGAGCCTATCACCGACAAACAGGTTGATAGCCTAGAAAAATTAGTGTTCTTGCCGAATGTGATCCCTGCTCTTTTACAACTTCAAGCGGCAGGTTACCGCCTTGTGATGGTTTCAAACCAAGATGGTTTAGGCACTGATAGCTTCCCGACCGCTGATTTTGATATTGCCCAAGACAAGATGATGAATATCTTAAACAGCCAAGGGATTAAATTTGATGAAGTTCTGATCTGCCCTCACTTTGATGAACAAAATTGTGACTGCCGTAAACCAAAAACTGGTTTACTTACTGAGCTGATGCGCTCGGGTAAAGTTGATTTAGCGCGCTCATTTGTGATTGGCGATCGCCAAACTGATATTGGACTTGCTAATAACTTATGCTGCGAAGGTATTTTGTATGATGGCAGTTGGGGTGCCATTGTCACTAAGCTGACAACCGCGAACCGTGAAGGCCGTGTCACTCGCAATACCAAAGAAACGCAAATCGATGTGCAAGTTAATTTAGACCAAACAAAAAATGGCGAAATTAGCACTGGCCTTGGCTTTTTCGACCACATGCTTGACCAAATTCGTACACACGCCAATATCGGACTTAATATTCAAGCCACTGGCGACTTACACATTGATGAGCACCACCTAGTTGAAGATATCGGCATTGCACTTGGCCTTGCCCTTAAACAAGCACTAGGAACAAAAACGCAAATTGGTCGCTATGGTTTTGCACTCCCTATGGATGAATGCAAAGCAGAAGCGCAAATTGACTTATCAGGCCGTGCCTCATTTGTATTAAACGCCGATTTTAGCCGTGAAAAAGTGGGCGACTTAGACGTGCAAATGGTTGAACACTTCTTTAAAAGCTTAAGTGATAATGCCGCCATGAGCCTTATTTTGTCGGTTAGCGATGGTAACTGTCACCACCAAGTTGAAGGTCTATTTAAAGCGTTTGCAAGAGCACTTCGCGCTGCGATTGCAAAAGATGCTTCACAACAAACAGCAAGCTCTAAGGGGTGTTTATGA